TCAGCCATAAAAAAAGTATAATAGTAAGAAATTCTGCATTTATAACAGACTTATTTATATACTATCATACTTTTTCCAATATAAACAGAAATTTACTTGACTCTAACAGCTTTATTGAGCAATTAAACGCGTATTTTTTTCCGAGGAGTTGTTTGATTCCTATTTTGAGCAAAGATAGGATTTCACTGGCTCGTATTTCAAGAGTTTTTAGGTGAGTCTGATTGTCAAACTCCCATATTTTCTATTTCACTTGAAGACACTTGAAGTGTTGAGTCATCCACTCGAGCTATCTGAACTTCTGTTGCTGGAGTAATAGCGAATACTGACTTCACAATTCGAAGTTCAATTTCATCAACAAGTCCTTTGAACTTTTTGAATGCCTCTTCTTTATACACCATAATTGGTTGTTTTTGAGCATATCATACAAAAGCTACTTGTTCTCTGAGTTTACTCATTCAGTCGATATGATTCATCCAGAGTCTATCTATAGATTGAAGCATTATTTTCTTTAAAAGACTATAATATGCATCATTATCTGGAGCCTCGCTTCGTATCATTTCAAGTTCAGCAACAGCTCTATGTGCTATATAATCAGCAAGAGTGAGATCTCACGTGATAGCTGTGATATCTTGTTTTTCTAAAAAATCATCTATGATAGGTCGACCGAGATACTCGTGTACTCTTTTTACAAGTTTATTTTTATTTACTGCTTCACCTTGTTTTGCTTCTTCAGCTAAAACAAGATTTTTAACTCTGTTGTACACCATTTCTGAAATAGTTTTTTCAATTTCTGGGCTCGCTTCTACGTGAGAGAGAACAGCATCTCTTCTCTTATAGATAATTTCTCTATGTTTATTAATCACATCATCATATTCTAATACATGTTTTCGAGCATCAAAGTGGTGACCTTCGACTTGTTTTTGAACTCAGGTAACTTTTTTTGTGAGCATACCACTTTGCGCGAGTGGTTGGTCATCTGGAAGACTTGCAAACATTGCTGAGTTGAATATTCAAAAGAGTTTATCTCCTCCAAAAATTCTCATAATATCATCGTTTGGAGATATCAGAAACTGTGTAACTCCTGGATCTCATTGTCTCCCAGCTCGACCTCGAAGTTGATTATCAATTCGTCTCGTTTCATGTTTTTCTGTCCCGAGTATAATCAGACCTCACAGTGCTATAACTCCTTCTCAAAGTTTAATATCTGTACCACGACCTGCCATATTAGTAGCTATCGTTACAGCTCATCTTTGTCCAGCAGCTGCAACCGTTTCAGCTTCTGATTCGTGTTGTTTTGCGTTGAGGACTTTATGAGGAACTCACACTTTATGAAGCTCTGCAGAGAGATATTCTGACTTATCAACTGACACGGTTCAAACAAGAATAGGTTGCCCAGTTTTATGGAGTTCCTGAATATAGTTTACAACATATTCAAATTTTCATTTTTCATTTTTAAACAGCAAGTCTGCTTTATCCTCACGGGCGATTGGTTTGTTCGTTGGGATTGCAAGTGTTTCAAGTCCATACACCTTGTAAAATTCTTCTTCTTCAGTTTTTGCCGTTCCTGTCATACCTGCAAGTTTCCAATACGTTCGGAAATAATTTTGAAAAGTAATACTGGCAAGGGTTTTTGATTCTTGTTGTATTTTTACTCACTCTTTCGCTTCAAGCGCTTGATGGAGACCATCACTGTATCGACGTCCAGGTAATACTCTACCAGTATGTTCATCTACAATCATAACTTCCTCATTTCGGATGATATAGTCTTTATCCTTTAAATACACACTACTCGCTCTCAGAGCATTTTCTATATGATGAATGTCATTATATCTATCAGAAACATATATATTTTCAACTCAAAGCATCGTCTCTACTTTTTTGATTCACGCTTCAGTGAGTGTTGAAGCTTTTTGTTTTTCATCAATTTTATAATCTACTCCTTTTTCAAGTTTCTTTGCAAGTGCTGAAAATCTTAAGTATTTCTCAGTAGGTTCATTATCTGGTTGTGAGATAATCAGAGGTGTTCTTGCTTCATCTATTAGAATTGAATCTACTTCATCGATAATCGCATAAAAACGAGGATTCATAACTTTGTTTCCCATTTCACTTGCCATATTATCTCGCAAGTAATCAAATCCCAGTTCATTATTTGTAGCATAAATGATATCACTTGCATAGTTTAGCTTTTTTTGATCTCGTGATTGATTATGTGTGATAACTCATACTTTGAGTCAAAGTGCAGTATAGAGGATTCACATCTCTTCAGCATCTCTAGAAGCAAGGTAGTCATTTACTGTAACTATATGAACAGCATTTCCAGATAATGCATTGAGGTAAGCAGGGAAAGTTGCTACAAGAGTCTTTCATTCTCATGTTTTCATCTCAGCTACATTTCCTTCGTGTATTGCGAGTCATCAAATTACTTGAACATCATAGGGAAGCATATTCCATGTGACTTCTTTTCCACTTTCTGTTGTAAATGTTTTTCCAAATAAAAGCTTACACGTTAAAATCCATAAAGCTGCTGCTTCATGTTTCACACTTTCAAGTCACTGACTCAGTGCTTTTGAATCTTCTGGATTTTGAAAGTCTAAATGTGAGAAACTTGCTTTAATTTCCAAATTTCTTTTTTCAATATCCTCCAAAGTCATGTCTTGAAATTTTGCTTCAAGTTCTCTTACATGCTTGAGTTCTCTCGTGAATTTTTTTATTTTCTTTGTATCAATATCTCAAAATATTGCTTTAATTATCTTTTCAATCATAAGTTTTGTATCTTTGTATAAATTAACCTGTGTATTATATGAAAAAATATAATATTTCAACACGAAAAAACTTGCATTGCATCGTATTTTTTATACTATTTTTATGAATTCTTTTTTTTAAAAACGTAGTATGAAATATATATCTATTATCGCTATCATCCTACTGAGTATTGTACTCAGTTCTTGTTTTGAGCAAAAACCAAATGAGGAAGAAAATACGCTCTCTTGATCAACAAGTACTTGAGTGACTTCCTCAGGCACATTATTTCAAGACACAATGACGTGATCACAAGATACAATCTTTGATGATGAATTAGAAAATACTGATGAAGCTAATATAGATACTCCTGCAGAGTCCAATTCTCAAAATACCAATACTGTACAAGCTCAGGGGTCTTGAAAAGTAAATACTCAAGCTGATACACCAACTATGACACAGGATGAAAATGAAGTATTGCAAGAATATGAAGCTGATTTAGAAGCCCTTTTCCAAGATATACTTAAAGATGAATAATAATTTTTCAGAGGTAAAAAAACAGATACTAGCATGAGGTGAGATATCACCTTTTTTGTTTCTTGAAAACAATATGCAGCTCATGCATCATGAGATTTATAGTTTTATTCTAGAAATCTTGAGAGAGAATGAAATGGATAAACAGAGTCTTTTTCATCTCGTTGATACTTGAGAATCTCTCAAAATTGATGAGATGAAACGATTTATGACTCAGTGAGATGTAAAACCTAGATTCGCGTTTCAAGTTTTTTTTATAGAAAATATTTCTCGTATGACCCTTCAAACGCAAAATGCTTGCTTGAAGTTTTTTGAAGAACCATGAGCGTGAAATATAATATTTCTCTCAAACGCTTCAGAGTCTGGAGTTATTGATACTATCCTATCAAGAGTGCAAAAAAGAGAGCTTAAATTAGGATGACATTCACAGGAGAATAGTTTCTATAGTTCAATTTTTGAGTGACTTATTGTATGAGAATCACTTGAGTGTATTACATATTTTTTTAGTGCAAAGCTTGAAAAAAATGAGTATTTAATAGCACTGAAAACTCTCATGCAGGTACTTATGTCATCGGGATGAAAGTATATTAAAATACTCTCAAAGTTAGAGAAAGATATAAATGGAGTAGAAAAAAATAATCTTAGTCCGAAATATATTTTGGATAGCTATATAGTTTTATTATCCACATAAAAATAAAATATGATAGATGTATTTCTTGTAAGACACGGACAGTCTGAATCTAACGCACAATGAATCATCGCGTGAATTACAGATGTTCCATTATCAGAAAAATGAAAACAACAAGCTCAGTTATTAAAAGAGTATCTTATATCTCAAAATCTTAACGTAGATAGGATCTATTCAAGCCCTCTTATTCGAGCCTATGATACTATTTCACCTTATGTAGACTCTCAAAATATAGAAATAACTCAAGATGATAGGCTTAAAGAAAAATACCTTTGAGTCCATGAGTATAGACCAGCCTCAGAATTATTCAATGATTGATTTCATGCAGATCCATATAACTATAATGATCCAGAATGATACGAAAGTTATGCTGAGTGTGTTGAGAGATTACGATGATTCTTTGAAGATAAAATATTTTATGAAAAAGATTCTAAAATACTTATAAGCTCCCATGCATGAGTCACTCGCGCTATGATTGCAGTCCTTAAAAATCTCACACACGAGATTCCATATTTACGAATTCAAAATGCTAGTTTTACGCACTATAGAATTGATGAAACAACACTCAACGCAGAGTGTGTTACATTTGCATATGATATGTACCTGAGAGATAAGAATTTGATTTAATCATTTCTCAAATATTTAAATAAAAGCTTAAAGATTTTCTTTTCAAAATCTGCGAGTTTTTTATTTTCGATTATAAATGAAGTTTCTGATTCATAATCGATGATTGCTACTTTATTTGCATATATTATCTTAGATATATTATCTTCAAATAAATCATAAAGTTTGGGAATACTCACTATTTCTCTATTAAGTTTATTGTTTCATTTTTCTTTAATTTTTTTTAGCTCATCGCTGGTTATAATCATTCTTTGAATTTCTTTCATATCTCTTTTTTTCTTATAGTCTTCAGATAGAAATCACCTGAGATTATCATGCTTTCTTGAACTATATCTATAGTAGGTATCTCAGGTATTGAGCGTCTCTACCACATCATAAAAAATATGCTTCATCGCATCTTTTGTATAAAAAGTTCTGAGTTCAGGTTTCGCTTGTTTCTTTTCGTACTTTGATTTTAAGAGTGAGATAGTATTTTGAAATAAAAGCTTTTTTTCATAAAAAATATTCTCAAGATTTTCTGGATTTTCTGCAAAATAATATTTTCTTTTTCATCGAACCGTTTCTCAAATCAATTTATTCTCTGTAAGCCTTGGTATTGATGCATAGACTTGCATTCTATTGCATCACGATACAATCGAAATACCTGAAATGCTTTGAGTTCATTTTTCTAGTAAGGAAATATAAATTTTTGCTTCCGTTTCACTGAGTCCTATATTTTCTAATATTTTTATATCAATCATAAAGTGTAAATTATTTTTACAAATATTTTCTCTCTAAATAATAAGTATATCAGTGAAAAATAGCAATAAATAATTTATTTATTTTACATATATGACATATAAACAAATAAAGCTAGGTGAGCTGTATAAAATGTAATTGTTAATTTTTAATTATAGAGCTATGAAAAATATTGAAATGCATTGTCACTCTACGAACAGTGACTGAAGGAACTCTCCCGAAGAAGTCGTTTGAGAAGCGAAAAGGCTTTGACTTGATTTCCTAACACTTACAGATCATGATTTTATATCTCCGAGTGATTTTAAAGATTCACTGAGAATCAATGGAATAGAAACATGTGATTCAGTAGAAATTTCTGCAAGAAATTATGATGTAGATAAAAGTCTTCATCTCGTCAGTTATGCAGCTATATTGAGTGAATCACTCCAAGATATATTAGAAAACACTCGATTTAAAAAAGCAAATATCTATGATTGACAGATTTCTAAACTTTGAGTATTTTGAATAAAGTGAGATGTGAATGATTTTGAAAACTATATGCAAAGAAAATATCAGAGAGGATTAAAGTCTGCAAACAAATGGTTTTTAGCTTATTATTTATATTCAATTCCTTGAAACAAGGAAAAAATGAAACACATTTTATGAGATAGATTTGATGGAGATCAGAACTTAATTGAAGTTTTTTACCTCGAATGTCTCAAAAGAGAATGATCACTTTATGAGGAATATTGATATGAAATTGAGGAATACGAACCAAGTGTTGAGACAACAGTTCATGAAGTTATCCACAAAGCTGGATGAGTCGTTTCTATGGCTCATCCAAACGTTACCTTTTGATGAAATAAATGATGAATTGCAGAATTTGAACGAACTATATGAAGCTATGTCGACCAATGAATAAACGCTATTGAGATTAATACAAAGGCATCATATGAATGGGTACAAGCTATTTTAAAAGTGAGACGAGAATTTGACTTGATTCTTACATTTTGAAGTGATTGTCATCAAATTGGATATGATGGCAGAGACGGAAAGCATGCTACAATTTGAGAAAGAAATCGAGATATGTTTTCTTTAGATATATGGAAGTCATTTTATAGATGAACTTCAATAACTGATATTGAATTCGCAAAATTTAAGGACAAATTATGAATCTAGTTTCTCTTCAATAAATCAAAGTAACTCATTTTTAAAGATTTTTTTATCAAATTTCTCAGCGTGTTTTCGAATAGTAAATGCATCAAAAGTCATGGATTCAAATTGGTCTATGGCTTTTTGTAAGCTTTGATAAGTTTGTGTTTCGAAAAAAACTCACGTTTTTCAATCTATTACTGTTTCAAGTGCTCCTCATTTTCCGTAGGCAATTACTGGTGTTCCGCTTGCTTGAGCTGCAATAGGCACCAGTCAAAAGTCCTCTTCAGGAGGGAATATAAATGCTTTTGCTTTTGAGTGCAATATATTGATTTTAGTATTATCTGTTTCATATATCCACTCTATGTTCTCTTTTGAAATGCTTTTAAGATATTCTGATAATTTATTTTTTGTATTTGCTACTATTTTAAGAGGGAGTCAGTTTTTATTAAAAGTCTCTACTAATAGATCAAATTTTTTATAGGGAATCACTCTTCCAGCATAAAAATAATAATCTTCTTTTTGAGAACTAAAGGGAATACTTTGAATCTCGAGACATGGATAGAGAACAGTGCTCTCACGGTCATAATATTTAGAAATTCTAGATTGTGTATTTTTTGAGTTTGCGAGAAAATAGTCCGGTCGTTGTGCAGCTACAAAATCCCATAATCTGAGTTTATGAATCATTTTTGGCATAAGCCACTTTGCGAGTGGATTAAGCAATCCAAATTCCATCATAGAGAGATACTCATGATAGTGACTCCAAAAATAGCGTGTTGGAGTATGACAATAACAAATTTGTAGACAGTTAGGTTTTGTAATTACTCATTTACTTTCCGCACTCGTGCTAGAAATAACAATATCATATTTAGACAAATCAAAGCTCTCAAATGCAAGAGGTCGGAGCGTAAGCGCGAGTTTATGAGACTTATTGAGTACAGGTATTTTCTGAATATAACTTGTTGTTATTTTTCGTCACTCAAAAAGGGGATTATCTTGTTGCCAAAATACGCTCGTAAATATATCAGCGTCTGGGAAAATCTCAAGGAGTTGCGTGAGTACAATTTCAGCTCACCCCCAATCTTTTATCCAATCACATACTATGGCTATCCGTTTATTTTTAAGACTTGTCATTGTTTTATCGTAAAGTATATTTTTGCAATGTATTATTCTTATTATAATGATTACTCATACATTTTAAAACAATTTAATTATGAGTACTGAAATGATAGAAAAAACTATTGATAATGCTGGAGAAATATCAGCTCAATTATGAAAATTTAAAGAAATAGAAGGTCCTGCAGTTATAACGGCAATAGAATGAGAAATAAATAATATTTTCACAATACTTGAAGGTTCATTTGTTCGAGCTTCAAAGGTACTTGATAGAGAAAGACAACCACTTCGAGATGAAGAAGAAAATCCTGTATTTAGTTTAGAGGTTGATGAGCTTGTCAACGGTGTTAGAGAAGTAACTAAAATCATGGAATATAAATCAGAATAAACTTAAAATATTGTATAATATATTTGAAAAAGAAATATTATTAGCTAATATATATTCATTAATACATAATAATTAACTTATGAAAAATACAATTTATAGAAGTTACCTGGGTGATCAAGATGGAGTAGATTTCACTTTTGAAAATATTGGATTAGAAGATAGTGTAACTATTCAATGACAATGAGGTTCATCAACTTCACAATTCAAACTTAGAGGAGAAGATTCTTTAACTGCTTATTCACCAATTGACTATAAGGATGACATAGTTGTTCCTGCTAATAATAATGTGCAAAATCCTATGATTCTTGTAGCTGTTTCATCCGTTAAAGATTGAACACAGAAGTTAATCAGTCCAAGTACATATGCAATGGGTTCTTCAAATTTTCATAGCTAAGATTTTTCAAAAATTACAGAAAATAAAAAACTCCTACTTTTAGGGAGTTTTTTAAATTTTTACTTATTTATTTTAATTAGTTATTTTCATTTTGAATATGAATTCTTTTAAATAATATTTCCTTCAAAAATAATTTAAAAATACATGCAGGAAGAAAATAATATTATATGAACCGATGACGAGAGAAGTAAAGTTTTAGTTGCACTCGGATACAATAACTCTGAATTAAGGAGAGAAGTTGCCTTAAGTATTGCTCGGATAATTCAACTTCAAAAGAGAATACATGCAGAAAAAGGAGTCGATATTGATAGAATAAGTCAGGTTATTTTAACATGATGAAATCCAAGTGGTGATACTGTTTCAGAGGCAGAACATATGAAAAATATTTTGGAAAAATGAGAAATTTGAAAAATCATGCAATGAGTGGACATAGTCTTAGAAGACCAATCTAATACCACTCAAGAAAATGCCGAAAGAGTAAAACAAATATTAGCTCATGATACTTCTATCACATTAGTCTGAGAGAACTCTCATGAAGCAAGAGCTACTCAAAAATTCGAAGAAGCTTGAATTGAGGTAGAATCATATATCTCAACTCAAAGCGTGCTTCCCAGATGATTTTCTGAAAGTACATCACTTGCAAAAACTTACATATGAAGATTTTGATACATAAAAAGGCATGGAATGAGAAGTATTCAAGAAAGATGAGCAGCACTACAAAGTATAATTCCTCAGAGAGTAATTAATTTCTTAAAGAATTTTTTATTAAAATAATAAGAATATAGGCTCATTCTCAATACTTTTTAACATAAAAATAAATACAGATTGTTGTTTTTATTGTAAATATATACAATTGCATAATATCTTTTTTAAAGATGTATTAGATGACTAGAGAGATTTCAAACTTTTCAGAAGTTTCAAAATGAAATGAAAATAAACGAATCTTTGTTGCCAAGGATATAATTTCTCGTATTAAAGTGATGAAAAATTTTGATACTTGAGGTACTAACATTCAGTTTTCATTTCAGAATGAGTCTAATACCAAACTGTATTCAAAGACATTTTTATTATCAAGGCACGATTGAGAAGTTGATTGTTATGAGTCAGATGATGGATGATTAGTTCTTATGTCTCGTGGGAAAGAAGTAAATATTTCAGATAAAATACCAGTGCTCCTTGATTTTCCAGATTGGGTATTTCGCTCTTTGTCACAAGAAGTAGTAGTGAGTAATACTCGAGAAAGTGTTTCTGAACTTATAAAAGTTCTATAAAAAAATCCTTTTTAAAAAGGATTTTTTGATAACTCAAAGGGGCGCAATTTTTGAGTTAAGGGTTTAACCGTGTATTAAGCTGCTATTGCAAGTCATCTTTCAATTGCGTTATATTGATACTCAGAAAGTTGGGTAGTAGTAGGAATCTGAAGTTTTTCCACATCTGCCAAAACTGAATCCACTAATCAAGCTGCTACAGAGTTTGTAGTCAGTCACATTGCTTCTTGTGTATGCTCTGGGAGTTTGAAAAAAGACATAACTTGTTTTTAAGATTTAATTTCTATAATAAGAATATCATACATATATCTTACAGTCAAAAATAGAGACCAACTTTTTATGAAAATATTTGAACTAGAAATACACAGATACCGATATCCGAAGTTTTTTAATGAGATAACAAAGTATCTATCTAAAAAGGACATTAAAAAAGGAAAGTCTATTTTTACTCCAAATCCTGAAATGTGTCTCGCTACACTTCAAGATGCTGAGTTTTTACATATTCTACAAGAAGCCGATTATCTCACGAGTGATGGTATAGGTTTGTACTTGGGATACCAAATTCAATGAAATAATTATCCAAAAATAGTGAATATTATTTTGTTTCCGTATTACTTCTTGAATCTCTTTTTTTGAAAATTTGCTCTGTATAAAAAATACTGAGATAGAATCTGTTGAAGCGATATTACAGAGGACCTCGTGTATTTTTGTGAAGCTACCTGAATCAGTATCGCTATTTTAGATCCATTTTTCCCAGAAGATGAGGCAAAGTGTATGGCTCAAAAACATTTTTCCAAAAATCTCAAAAAAGTATTCCCCAATCTAAAATTTGATCACTATGTGTATAGTGAAAAAAATAAAAATGAAATATTTAACAAAATAGCTGATTCAAAAGCAAAAGTCCTATTTTCTACTCTCGGAATGAAAAAACAGGAAGTTTCTGTTTTAGAGTGACTGCAAAAATGTAAAAATCTCCATCTTGGTCTTTGAGTTGGTTCATCCTTTGATTACTTCGTTTGATTTCAAAAGAGAGCACCAGAAGCTTGGAGATCTGCTTGATTTGAGTGGCTCTATCGTATATTCACTAGTCCAAATAAACTTAAGAGACTCAGGAGAATATTTCAAGCAGTAGTAGTATTTCCATTTACCGTTATTTTTTACAAGAGTCATGACAAAAGTATATAAAGTAAGTATTCTGTGATGAACCGATGGTTTTTGAAAATGGTTAGCGACGTATGCCCTTAAAAACTTTTGAGATTGTATTCATCTCACGATTACATGAAATAATGTAGAAAAATGACATTGAGTTTCACAAGAGCTATGATGTATTTTTTTAAACAACAACATTGAGGCTGTTAAAGATGCTGATATTGTCATATATAGTGTTCCAATTTCTCGAACACTTTCAATTATTGAAACAACGCTTCCATATTTGAAATCTGGAGCTATTGCAGCTGATGTGACGAGTATTAAAAAATTTCCATCCAAAGCACTTCAAAAACGGGATGATATAATCGTGATTCCGAGCCATCCTATGTTTGGACCATTTTTAAGCTCAATTGCAGGACAGGTTATTGTGCTCACTCCAGATGAGAATGTTAAAAATGAGCAAAGTTATAAGTATTTGAAAGATTTTCTCATTTGAGAGCATGCAAAAGTTATAGAATCCACTCCAATATATCATGATAAAATGATGGCAATAGTTCAGTGACTAACTCACTTCAATATGTTTGTTGTGTGAGAAACGATGAAGCGACTCTGATGCAATATTTGAGATTCGATGGATTTTGTTTCTCCCATTTATAAGCTCATGATATCAAGTGTAGAGCGATACCTTGGTCAAAATCCAGCACTCTACGCAGATATTCAAATGTTTAATGATGAAATTCTTGAAGTACATGAAAAGTTTCTCGATACAGCTCAAAATTTTCATACATCTGTAAAGTCTGGGAATAAAGAAAAATTTTGCTTAGATATCGAGTCAGCTAGAGACTTTTTAGGTATAGAGAACTGCGAAATAGGTCAAAAATATACTGATAAAGTTATTTATTTGATGTGAAAACAAATAGATATATTGAAAAACAGTATCTGAAAAGAAATAGTAGCTCACAACATATATAGCTGAGATAAAATTTCATGAGTTCTAGTTTCCTTTGATTCTCAGAGTTTTACACTCGCAACTTATTGAGAATGTGTACTTGATGAGTACGATATAATTAATACAAATAAATAACTATGAAAATCTATTACCAAGGAGAGCCTGGTTCATACAGTCATCTTGCTTCTAAAAATATTGTTTCTCATCTCTCAGTTGATATTGAGGATATTATATGACAGGTTGATTTTGACTGCGTTTGGGAAAAAATAAGTGCTTGAGATATTGGTGTTCTTCCAATAGAAAATTCTTATGCTGGAAGTATACATGCAAACGTGTACCATTTCTTAAGTCATAATCATACCATTATTGGTGAATATGACTTCGAAGTTCAGCATTGTTTACTGAGTTTAGAAGATGATATTTCTAATATTTCTGAAGCCTATTCTCATCATCAAGCACTGAGTCAAACACATCAATACTTAAGAAACAAAAATATTACTCCAAAACCATTTGGAGATACAGCTTGAGCAGCGAAAATGATATCAGAAAAACAAAAAAGATGAGTAGCAGCTGTTGCTTCTACACTTGCAGCTGAGCTCTATAATCTGAATATCTTAGATGAAAATATTCAAGATCAAGAGTGAAATACTACTAAATTTTTGATAGTTATCAAAAAATGAAATGATGAAATATCATATACTCCAACAAAAAATAAAATATCATTTCTTTTTGAAAGTAATCATATTCCTGGTGGTTTATATAACTGTCTAGAAGTATTTTCAAAGTATTCAATAAATATGACAAAAATTGAGAGTATTCCACTTGGAACTGGACATTTTACCTATGGATTTTGGACAACAATAGAATGAAGCCTCAACGATACAAATGTACAAGAAGCCCTGGATGATCTTCAAGCAAAGAGCCAGTTTTTTAAAATATTATGAGCATATTAAATAAAATGTGTTTAATTTTAAATTACATAATTATTTAGCTTATAATGTTTTAGTAATTTTGATAAGCCAAAAGTTTAAATTTTATTAAGTCAATGTACTATCCTTGCAAGAAGCCTCTTAATCCTTATAAATGTAGTATAATTCTATCTTTTAAGGTCATATTCAAATATGTTATATAATATTAAGATACAAGCC
This genomic interval from Candidatus Gracilibacteria bacterium contains the following:
- a CDS encoding glycosyltransferase family 4 protein gives rise to the protein MTSLKNKRIAIVCDWIKDWGGAEIVLTQLLEIFPDADIFTSVFWQQDNPLFEGRKITTSYIQKIPVLNKSHKLALTLRPLAFESFDLSKYDIVISSTSAESKGVITKPNCLQICYCHTPTRYFWSHYHEYLSMMEFGLLNPLAKWLMPKMIHKLRLWDFVAAQRPDYFLANSKNTQSRISKYYDRESTVLYPCLEIQSIPFSSQKEDYYFYAGRVIPYKKFDLLVETFNKNGLPLKIVANTKNKLSEYLKSISKENIEWIYETDNTKINILHSKAKAFIFPPEEDFGLVPIAAQASGTPVIAYGKGGALETVIDGKTGVFFETQTYQSLQKAIDQFESMTFDAFTIRKHAEKFDKKIFKNELLGFIEEKLDS
- the secA gene encoding preprotein translocase subunit SecA → MIEKIIKAIFGDIDTKKIKKFTRELKHVRELEAKFQDMTLEDIEKRNLEIKASFSHLDFQNPEDSKALSQGLESVKHEAAALWILTCKLLFGKTFTTESGKEVTWNMLPYDVQVIGGLAIHEGNVAEMKTGEGKTLVATFPAYLNALSGNAVHIVTVNDYLASRDAEEMGILYTALGLKVGVITHNQSRDQKKLNYASDIIYATNNELGFDYLRDNMASEMGNKVMNPRFYAIIDEVDSILIDEARTPLIISQPDNEPTEKYLRFSALAKKLEKGVDYKIDEKQKASTLTEAGIKKVETMLGVENIYVSDRYNDIHHIENALRASSVYLKDKDYIIRNEEVMIVDEHTGRVLPGRRYSDGLHQALEAKEGVKIQQESKTLASITFQNYFRTYWKLAGMTGTAKTEEEEFYKVYGLETLAIPTNKPIAREDKADLLFKNEKGKFEYVVNYIQELHKTGQPILVGTVSVDKSEYLSAELHKVGVPHKVLNAKQHESEAETVAAAGQRGAVTIATNMAGRGTDIKLGEGVIALGGLIILGTEKHETRRIDNQLRGRAGRQGDPGVTQFLISPNDDIMRIFGGDKLFGIFNSAMFASLPDDQPLAQSGMLTKKVTGVQKQVEGHHFDARKHVLEYDDVINKHREIIYKRRDAVLSHVEASPEIEKTISEMVYNRVKNLVLAEEAKQGEAVNKNKLVKRVHEYLGRPIIDDFLEKQDITAITGDLTLADYIAHRAVAELEMIRSEAPDNDAYYSLLKKIMLQSIDRLWMNHIDGMSKLREQVAFVGYAQKQPIMVYKEEAFKKFKGLVDEIELRIVKSVFAITPATEVQIARVDDSTLQVSSSEIENMGVGQSDSPKNSGNTSQGNPIFAQNRNQTTPRKKIRV
- a CDS encoding histidine phosphatase family protein, with product MIDVFLVRHGQSESNAQGIIAGITDVPLSEKGKQQAQLLKEYLISQNLNVDRIYSSPLIRAYDTISPYVDSQNIEITQDDRLKEKYLGVHEYRPASELFNDGFHADPYNYNDPEGYESYAECVERLRGFFEDKIFYEKDSKILISSHAGVTRAMIAVLKNLTHEIPYLRIQNASFTHYRIDETTLNAECVTFAYDMYLRDKNLI
- a CDS encoding prephenate dehydrogenase/arogenate dehydrogenase family protein, which produces MTKVYKVSILGGTDGFGKWLATYALKNFGDCIHLTITGNNVEKGHGVSQELGCIFLNNNIEAVKDADIVIYSVPISRTLSIIETTLPYLKSGAIAADVTSIKKFPSKALQKRDDIIVIPSHPMFGPFLSSIAGQVIVLTPDENVKNEQSYKYLKDFLIGEHAKVIESTPIYHDKMMAIVQGLTHFNMFVVGETMKRLGCNIGDSMDFVSPIYKLMISSVERYLGQNPALYADIQMFNDEILEVHEKFLDTAQNFHTSVKSGNKEKFCLDIESARDFLGIENCEIGQKYTDKVIYLMGKQIDILKNSIGKEIVAHNIYSGDKISGVLVSFDSQSFTLATYGECVLDEYDIINTNK
- a CDS encoding TrmB family transcriptional regulator produces the protein MIDIKILENIGLSETEAKIYISLLEKGTQSISGISIVSGCNRMQVYASIPRLTENKLIGETVRGKRKYYFAENPENLENIFYEKKLLFQNTISLLKSKYEKKQAKPELRTFYTKDAMKHIFYDVVETLNTGDTYYRYSSRKHDNLRGFLSEDYKKKRDMKEIQRMIITSDELKKIKEKGNNKLNREIVSIPKLYDLFEDNISKIIYANKVAIIDYESETSFIIENKKLADFEKKIFKLLFKYLRND
- a CDS encoding WecB/TagA/CpsF family glycosyltransferase, encoding MKIFELEIHRYRYPKFFNEITKYLSKKDIKKGKSIFTPNPEMCLATLQDAEFLHILQEADYLTSDGIGLYLGYQIQGNNYPKIVNIILFPYYFLNLFFGKFALYKKYGDRICGSDITEDLVYFCEATGISIAILDPFFPEDEAKCMAQKHFSKNLKKVFPNLKFDHYVYSEKNKNEIFNKIADSKAKVLFSTLGMKKQEVSVLEGLQKCKNLHLGLGVGSSFDYFVGFQKRAPEAWRSAGFEWLYRIFTSPNKLKRLRRIFQAVVVFPFTVIFYKSHDKSI